Genomic segment of Microcoleus sp. FACHB-672:
TACCGTTCTGGTCGCATAGAAGGAGCGGCTTTAGGGACTTGCTCCTTAACATACTCATGCAACTCGTTTATTGAGATAAAACCATCCTCATCCAGGTCAGCAGCTCCCGTTTTAATGCCTTCAACAAGATAGCGTGTGTAAACTGCTAGTTGTTCTCCTTCTCGCGGTTCAAAAGAGTATTGGGTTGCTGCTGAGGAGGTAAGGATAACGCGCCCTTTGCCACCAAGCTGCCGTGGAAAGTCAATCATGCCACCATCCCTAGCGGCCATACCTGTTGGAAACGCTCCACTATGGCAACAATCAAGGATGATTACTTGCCGTTCAGAGCCGCAATTATCCATCTGGTCATGTATAAAACTGGCTTCCAAAGCGGTTGCTTTCTCGAAACGGCTTTGTTTCTCCGTCTCTCGATTTGTGAGGAAAAACTTTCCAAACTCATCGGTAACTCCATGTCCTGAAAAATACAGTAGCAACAGATCGTCTACATCCCGATCCGTAAACAGCTTGCTAATCGCACGTCGCATTTCTAGCAATCTAGGATTTTTGAGGGGAATAACTTCATCAAATTCACCTATCTCTGGATCAAGTAGTACCTCCTGCATTGCATCAACGTCTCTAGTTGCTGCCGGTAGCGGCTTTAAGCCCGGCTCATATTCACTAACCCCTATCAACAATGCATATTTTGCCATTAGCGCTATTCCAACTGTGAGAATCGTTGAATAGCTTCTTCTGCTGCCTGAAGTTCTAGTTGACTACGGGCTTCTACTTCAAACTCTCTCCCATCTGCAAACTTCGCCTTGATTTTGATTGGCTTGTCTCCCAAACGATCGCCCAGGAAACCAAAGACATTCTTGAGGCTGCTTAAGCTAACCTTGGCTTGGAGCAATCCCCACAAAAATGCGGCTCCTTTGCTCTCTTCAGGAGGATTGGGGTCAGAAACACGATCAACTTTCACACCTGGAATATCGCGCATTTGCTTCCAGATGGTTTGGGTCAGCTTTTCCTGTTGGGTAGAACTGGTGCCAGAGTTTTGAAAATCAATGGTCAATTCTATAGAGGCAGTATCCGTCATATGGTAAACCCTTTGCTATAAACGCATCGAACAAGATTTTAGCCTGTGGCGGAACGGCTACAACGGTGAAAGTCCGCTCGTACATTTTAAAGTGACTAGCTTAAGAAAAACAAATGTTTCCTGTTATCTGCTGAATAAAGGCATATAGATTCGGCGGCGCTGCTTTTACATCTGCTGTATTGGCAGAACTGACGTAACAACCCAAAACTAATCCCAACACATTTACCACAATGTGGCGCTTGCGCCATTGCACCTTTTTGTTGCTATCAAACCCGTGTTGTTCGCGCCTTTTTGCCCCAGTTTGACCGACTGACTATCAATATTTGCCAGACTCGGTTGAGCCAAGCGCCCCTCACTGGCTCGCACTTGCTGCGCCAGCTCGGCATTGATTTGCTCCCAGATGCCTAATCTCATCCATAGCCAATAGTAGCCTTACACAGTTTGCCACGTTGGAAAATCACTGGGCAAATTATGCCATTTGATGCCATTGTCGGCTCGGTAGAAAATCCCATTCAAAACGTCTCTTAAGCTGACTTCTCGAGGATTTACCTACCCAGCAAAAATATCAGCAGCCGCTACATTTGCAATTTCCTCATCCCTACGCTGCCGGCATTCTTCCAAAAATTTACAGGACTGATTAAAAATGAGAGGGATGTGGCCTAGCAATTCCATAGCCTTGGGCGTAATCGACTCCCAGCGTCCGCAGCTTCATGAGGATTGCATCATTTTCCACAAACTCAGCAATCGTTTGTAACCCCATGACATGAGCAATGCGGTTAATCGCTTCTATCATTGCAAAGTCGAGTGGGTTATCCACAACATTTTTGACAAAACTGCCATCAATTTTAAGATAATCCACCGGCAGGTTTTTTAAATAAGCAAAAGAAGACGTGCCACTGCCAAAATCATCTAAAGCAAAATAACAGCCCAATTTCTTGAAAGTGTGGATGAACTGAGCAACTTTCGTTAAATTAGCCAGGGCGACTGTTTCTGGAATCTCAAAACAAAGAACGTGAGGCGGAACTTCATGCAAAGCGAATTGCTCTTGCAGAAAATCATGGAACTGGTCATCATTAAGGGTGGCACCAGAAAGATTAATACCATAAAGCCTTTGCAGGCAACCGGCAGGCTGTTGAGGGGTGCCGGCATCCAACTGATTGTGGTGCGCTGACAGGTGAGTAAATAACGTGCGAATCACCCAGCGATCAATCGTGTGCATAATGTTGTAGCGTTCCGCTGCGGGAATAAACGCCATTGGCGAAACCAGATCGCCGGCTTCATCTTCAAGGCGCAGCAGCACTTCATAATGCTCTCTGTTTAATGAGCCATCTGTAATTGGCACAATTGGTTGGAAAAAAAGACGAAAGCGATTCTCTTCAAACCCTTGCGTAATTCGGGAAACCCATTGCATTTGGCTGTGGTGCTGTGCCAATTCGGTTTCATCACTTTGATGAACGTGCACTCGATTTCGTCCCTGTTCTTTCGCAGTATAACAAGCCCCATCTGCTGCATTTAATACATGGGTCAAACTATAACTTTCTGTGTTAATTGCAACCAAACCAATACTGGCACCAATGCTAAAGGTTTTATCCTCCCAAACAAAACGAAATGCTTGGATACTTTCACGGAGCGAATTTGCAATTCGCCGCGCTTGTTCTAAGGGACATTGGTGAAGCAGCACGGCAAATTCATCGCCGCCAAGACGAGCAAGACTATCCGTTTTACGCACACCGGCTTGTAGAAGGGTGCTAATTTGACGCAGCAATTCATCCCCAGCCACGTGACCGCAAGTATCATTAACAATCTTGAACCGATCAAGATCCAGATAACAAAGTGCGTGCTGTTGATTTTGCGTCTGAGCAATCAGCAAAGCCCGTTTCAAATGTTGTTCAAATTCGCGCCGGTTGATTAAGCCGGTTAAGGCATCATGACTGGCTTGCCAGGATAACTGACGGGCAAGGGCGCGTTCTTCGGTAACATCGTGAAATACCAGCACCGCACCGATAATTTGACCGGCACTGGCGAGAATAGGTGCAACCGATTCATCAATGGCAAACTCTGTACCGTCTTTGGCAATGAGTAGGGTTGGGTTAGCCAGTTCTCCAATGCGGTTGCCACGCAGGGCGGCTTCTACCGGGTTGTCCACCGGCTCACGGGTGATTTCATGAACAAGCCGAAACACTTCGCTCACTGGCTTGCCAATGGCGTCTTGAGCCGGCCAGCCAGTCAATCTTTGGGCTGCGGGATTGAGAGAGGTAATATAGCCCAAAGCATTCGTGGTAATGACTGCATCGCAAATTGAGTGCAGCGTGATCTGAGCGAGTTCTTTTTCTTGCAACAGCGCTTGTTCAACGCATTCGCGTTCGATGATTTCCTGGCGCAGTTTTGCATTCGCTTTTTCGAGTTCGGCAGTGCGTTCTTTCACCAGTTCTTGCAGGTGTTCCTTATGCTCACGCAGCTGTTTTTCCGCCCGTTTGCGCTCTACAATTTCCACAACTAGCTGGTCGTTCGATTCTTTTAACGCGGCAGTGCGTTCCTCAACTCGAATTTCCAGCTGTTCCTTTGCCTCTTTGAGTGCGGCTTGTGCCCGTTGGCGCTCGGTGATATCGATGCCGGTGGCGATAATATATTTGATTGAGCCGTCTGGGTCGCAAAGCACGGTATTTGTCCAAGCAATCAGCCGGCGATTTCCACTTTTTGTCACCCAGTAATTTTCATATTGGTGCGGACACTGGCTTGTTTGCAGCTCTTTAAAAACCGCAACCGCCGGCTCAACCTCTTCAGGAAGTAGCAACAAATCCCAGAACAACCGGCCTTCCGCTTCCTGCGCTGAGTATTCCGTGGTTTGCTCACAGCACCGATTAAAGCGGATAATTCGCCCCTGTGGGTCAAGAACGACGACTAAAGCACCAGCAGTATCCAACACGGTTGTAACAAAGTTACGCTCCTCTCGTAAGGCTTCTTCAGCGGCTTTACGTTGTGTAATGTCTCTTGCCACCCAAATCACCTTGTCTACCTGCATTGGCGAAATGCTAGCGGCAAACCATCGAGTGGGCACCTGTCCGTGCGCCCCTCCCGACTCTCCCATAAGCAGACCGTACTCAACATTAATCATCTGCCCAGTTTCTAAAGCCTGATGGATATAGCTGAGAAACAGTTCAGCTTGGGATGGCTCAAAAACCTCATGCAGTTCTCGGCCAATTAGCTCAGTTGCCGGTTTGTACAAAAGCGCGGGATTTGTGGGCGCAATTTTAAGATAGCGTCCTCGCGCGTTGAAAACGACGATGACATCGGGTATTGCCGCTAATATGACGCGAAGTTCAGCCTCTGAAGTCCGCAGTGCTTTTGCCGTCCATTCCCGTTCAGCAATCTCAAGTTGCAGTTGCTCATTCGCTTGCTTGAGTTTCCTGTCTTCTGGGGGTAATAGGGGGGTGGCAAGCTTCTCTACGGTCGGTTTTAGCTCCTTATTGGCCTTCTTCATAGCTGCTTCTGTCTGATCGCACTCAGTAATGTAGGTGACGGTGTCCGAGAAATTCGAGTTTGGCCTGCCGGTGTCAGCAGGGGCTGTTCTATTGTGTGAAATTTATTCAGGTTAGGTAGAAACTGCTTGACTTCTGCTGGGGTTTGATCGAAGTCGGCATCGCTACCACCGTACTCGATTTGGGCACCTGTTTGGTTGGGCCAGATACACGTTGCTGGCCAGACATTGATGCCGGCACCGGCATCGGCATGATCCACTAACTGACCTTTCGCACTCAGCCAGATGAGATCGGCATCTAAAAACAAACAATTATCCTCATGCCGGCTATCTTTCCTTCTAAAAATTTTATGAGTTTGAAAGGCTGGCCAATAATTTTCTAAGCAGTTCTCTAAATCCCCAACATCCCTGTCTAGCCGGCAGCTCTTGCCCAGTTGTTTTTGAAGGATTCTGTCTGTAAATTGTAACCAAAGTTGATCAAAAAAGATATCAAGCTTATTTGGCCCAGAAACCCCTCCTTTCATCGGCACTTGATCGGCATTATATTGACAGCCTTTTTCAGGCACTTCCCAACAGTTTAACCAAGCCGGCACAGAAAACTCAAAGATCCCCAGATAGTTTTTATTTTTTCCCTTCCCCCTTCTTTGTCCTTGAATTTCCCAACTTGTGGGCGCACAGATGAAAAATCTTGCTGGTTCCCCACTTTTTTCTACTTTCTCAATCGCAAAGCGAATACAAGGAATCCTGTTATTGCTCAAGCAGATTGGCAATCGGTTAAGAGCGACTTTTAACAAAACTTGATGAAGATTGCTATCTGCAACTGCAATAGGTTCCAGAGCGATACTCCTTCCGTAGCAAAGGGGCTGGTTTGGGTGGTGAGCGACAGCAGCAGCTAGTACCCCAACAAAGTTGCTTTGAATTTGTTGTACACTCCAGCCGTCGATTAATAGCGCTGTGGTGTTCCACAATAGAATGCGCCCATCACGATTGCCGGTCGTGACAAAATTATTCAAATTCTGCCTACTCACGGCGGCGTGAGGTTACCGTTGAGAGTGCCCGGACAGATGCTTATCTTCATGGGCCGGCAGGAGAGACAGCAACATTTTTTCTCTCAAATTTACCAGCGGCTGCGGCTGTTGGGAGAAAAAATGTTTCGACATTTGCTCGATGTTGAGAAGCTAAAGATATCAGTAATTTATTTAGCAACTTTTTGTGTCTTATCATTTTTTATTACGGGATAAATACTGATTAATTGTTTCGCTATCTACTTTTCAGACGCAATCGCTTGCCGGTCTACCCAAATTTAGAGTTGTTCTGGTAATTCTTTCTCCTAAATAGCCAAATTTGACAAATTTATAATTTTCTGTGGCAGAAAAGATTGATATCGGTTTCAATCAGCTAGGATTTGAGCAAGCTGTAACGCTCATAACTTTAATAATTTCGCACAGTCAGGCCCAATCGGAATATTTTCAAAATTTAACTTGGCTAGGGTAATCTTACTAAAATACAGTCTCTCACTTTCAGAGGAATTAAGTTACAGAAAAACTTAAAATTTTGAATAAGATTTCACTCTGGCAAATTAATTATGCAAGTAGAAAAAAGCGATCAGGGGCTGAGTGCGATTGTGCTGGCGGGGGGCCAAAGTTCCCGCATGGGACGGGATAAGGCTTTGATTGCACCTCAAGGCGTTCCACTACTCAAACAGGTTTATGAGATTGCTGTGAAGTGCGCGTCGCCGGTGTATGTCGTGACACCTTGGCCGGAACGATATCAAGATATCTTGCCCAATAGCTGCCGGTTTATCCGAGAGGTGCCTTTGGCTGACGAGACGGAACCCCACGGGCCACTGGTGGGGTTGGCCCAAGGATTGACACAGGTGGAAACACAATGGGTACTGGTACTCGCTTGCGATCTGCCTCGGTTGCAAGTTGAGGTTTTGCAGAGTTGGATAGGGCTGCTGGATGATGTCAAGGATGATGCGATTGCCTTGCTGCCGCGAGATGCCAAGGGCTGGCAACCGTTGTGCGGCTTCTACCGGCACAGTTGTCTGCCGGCACTCACAGGCTTTATCAACCAGGGGGGCCGATCATTTCAGCGCTGGTTATCCCAATATCCTGTGCAAGAGGTGCCGGTGAGCGATAGGCAAATGCTGTTTAATTGCAACACCCCCACCGATCTTGAACAAGTAAAAGGCGAAACGTAGACAGTTGTCTCGATTATCACATTTTCTCCTAAGCTTCATTGTTCACCGATTGCGTCTTCTACCTTTCGGTAGATAGTCTAAAAAAAGTCTAACTGTAGAGAGAGGCTGCTTATTCTTTCAATTGCTTAAGATGAATGCATGACAAAGCCTCTTAGTCAAAACTCAATAAAACGGAGAACAATATGAGCATTGAAGATAGAGCGGCAGCGACTGCCAAAAACATAGAAGGTAAAATTCAAGAAGCGGTGAGTGAAGTCACAGGTGACCCGAAAGACAAAGTTGAAGGTCAAGTAAAACAAGAACAAGCGGCAAATATGCACGCTAAAGAAGACGTTAAAGATGGCGTAAAAAACTTCATCGATAAAGCTTGAGGTTTTTGCTTGAATCTTTGAATAATAAAAAATCCAGCATAATCAACTATGCTGGATTTTTTATTTGATAAAAATCCACTTAAATTCATAGCTGAACGCAATTTTAGGAATAATTGCCGCTAAAAATCACCCAGGTTTCGATTAAGCTTGATTCCGAATTTGAGTTAGCTTCACTGCTTTTTTGAGAAATCCTCGTTGTGAGCTTGAAACCCAAATATCGCTGGATAACAGTATTTTTGTCAGCTTATAGCGGAGCCTGCCACCTAAAATAGCGCCGCTACAGTCACTGAATAGTCTAGTGTTTGGACGAGGTGGGCTGAGGGGAAGTTCCAAAAACCAGCGACTTCATCTGTTTTGTTTTTCTCTAGCAGTGGCCAAATTGTCTTC
This window contains:
- a CDS encoding bifunctional diguanylate cyclase/phosphodiesterase, producing MKKANKELKPTVEKLATPLLPPEDRKLKQANEQLQLEIAEREWTAKALRTSEAELRVILAAIPDVIVVFNARGRYLKIAPTNPALLYKPATELIGRELHEVFEPSQAELFLSYIHQALETGQMINVEYGLLMGESGGAHGQVPTRWFAASISPMQVDKVIWVARDITQRKAAEEALREERNFVTTVLDTAGALVVVLDPQGRIIRFNRCCEQTTEYSAQEAEGRLFWDLLLLPEEVEPAVAVFKELQTSQCPHQYENYWVTKSGNRRLIAWTNTVLCDPDGSIKYIIATGIDITERQRAQAALKEAKEQLEIRVEERTAALKESNDQLVVEIVERKRAEKQLREHKEHLQELVKERTAELEKANAKLRQEIIERECVEQALLQEKELAQITLHSICDAVITTNALGYITSLNPAAQRLTGWPAQDAIGKPVSEVFRLVHEITREPVDNPVEAALRGNRIGELANPTLLIAKDGTEFAIDESVAPILASAGQIIGAVLVFHDVTEERALARQLSWQASHDALTGLINRREFEQHLKRALLIAQTQNQQHALCYLDLDRFKIVNDTCGHVAGDELLRQISTLLQAGVRKTDSLARLGGDEFAVLLHQCPLEQARRIANSLRESIQAFRFVWEDKTFSIGASIGLVAINTESYSLTHVLNAADGACYTAKEQGRNRVHVHQSDETELAQHHSQMQWVSRITQGFEENRFRLFFQPIVPITDGSLNREHYEVLLRLEDEAGDLVSPMAFIPAAERYNIMHTIDRWVIRTLFTHLSAHHNQLDAGTPQQPAGCLQRLYGINLSGATLNDDQFHDFLQEQFALHEVPPHVLCFEIPETVALANLTKVAQFIHTFKKLGCYFALDDFGSGTSSFAYLKNLPVDYLKIDGSFVKNVVDNPLDFAMIEAINRIAHVMGLQTIAEFVENDAILMKLRTLGVDYAQGYGIARPHPSHF
- a CDS encoding molybdenum cofactor guanylyltransferase: MQVEKSDQGLSAIVLAGGQSSRMGRDKALIAPQGVPLLKQVYEIAVKCASPVYVVTPWPERYQDILPNSCRFIREVPLADETEPHGPLVGLAQGLTQVETQWVLVLACDLPRLQVEVLQSWIGLLDDVKDDAIALLPRDAKGWQPLCGFYRHSCLPALTGFINQGGRSFQRWLSQYPVQEVPVSDRQMLFNCNTPTDLEQVKGET
- a CDS encoding CsbD family protein, giving the protein MSIEDRAAATAKNIEGKIQEAVSEVTGDPKDKVEGQVKQEQAANMHAKEDVKDGVKNFIDKA